aaaactacttgaaccgattaatcgattgtcaaaatagttgccgattaatttagtagtcgattgctaatcgagtaactgttgcatctctaaGCACGTGTGAAGGAGGGTTTAAGTGGGGGGTCAAGTACAGTTATGTACAGATGAGAAACAGTGTTGCTCTGGCTAAAGCCAGGCGCTGTTGCCTGAAGCTAATTCAAAGCTCAGAAGAAATGTTACAAACGTCTCGGGATGTTTTCAGTCAATATCCACATCATACGAGTACTTTGCATTCGCGCTTCTGTGGAGAAATGTGTAAAGCTGTGATAACTTCACCTCAGTCGACTGCTCAACCAGTCGAAGTAGCAGATACACTGAGGAGAAGAATACGGCAGTGCTGAATAATTCAGACCAGTACAGAAAGAACACAGAGTTTCTTCTCTTGTCAAAGTCAGAGATCTGACTGTCAGCACATTCGCTTTCCCTTCAACTCTCTGAGGTTCCACTGTGCAGCGTTTATTGACAAAACTAAGTctgtatataataaaataacataatgGATAAGCgagatttaacttttttcttcacGGGAGACAACAACCCAGTCATTTTGTGGTCAACTCAAGCCTATAGCTGAAGTCAATGGCTGCAACATCATCGGTATGAGCCACACAGCCTGCAGGCTGTTAATCAGAGGTACTGgtggaaaggaaaggaaagcaGAGCAGACAGGCAGTGATGTACGAGGGAAGCGTGTGATGGGAAGGGCTGTCAAAACTTTAGACATGTTGAGCCGCTGCGATTTCATCTAATGACAAATGACTGATGATAAAATAGCCCTGTAATgaatctcaattttttttagccGTATTTAAAGTCTGAACTAGACATTTAAGTTGTTGCTCACTATGTTTTTTGCTCACTATATCGATGTACgctgatcatcatcattagaTACACAAAATGATAAACACCTGCAAAACACATCAAAGACTAAAAAAACTGTTCCTTTACTCAAGAGGAGGTCAAATGTCCTATTTCTGTCTGGCACATGATCTCTGTATATCCTTGGTATATAGGTTAAATTATGATGCATCTCAGCAATATATGAAGTTATTACAATTAGCAGTTGttacaatattataatatatataataagataataagataataatgCATACTCTGagttgtaaatgtatttatcagGAGCACCGAGCTAAAACTAAATGAACTTTAATACAATATGGCTGCaataattgaataattgaaACTGTTTTAGAGTTTCTGTTTCAACATTGTATTTGATGTaggttgttgttgatgtttagCATTAGACAGAGATATGCTTATATGATATACAAAAGGCggaggggaaaaacagaaacacctgTTAATAATATCATCCGGCAAAATAACCataaagttgaatcaacacTGAAACAGTATCGGCTTAAACTGAACATTAAAACCTTTATGAGAGAGGATGTATTGATATATATCGTTCTACATAGTGGGTGTTTTTACGTTTAGGACTTTTAGaacaatatacatatttttttaatgtatttccaCTTAAGTAAAGTTAACAATATTAATCCAAAAAgtattttactttgaaaagaaTGAACGGAAGCACGTTTTACCGTTTCCGGCACAACCTCGACCGAGGATTGTCTGACAACTCGTGCAGAAACTTGCCTAAGTTTGATCAACCTTAAAAGCTGAGCAAGTGTTTGTCATCCCTCGCGAATCCTGCCGTGGCTTTCAACTCACCAGTAAAGCGGTCTGACATTTGACGAGTGTTTCctgcaaatgtaaatatttcactttCTGAAAGTCCGAACCAAACTTCTGCGGCTTGGCTAcgctaggctaggctaggctaggctaggctaagctaagctaagctaactccGGCTAACCCCTTCATGGCTCCTCTCCGGGTTCTGTGTGTACACGGTTACCGGCAGAACGGCGGCTCGTTCCGCGAGAAGACGGGAGCTCTGCGGAAGCTGCTGAAGAAACAGGTGGAGCTGGTTTACCTGAGCGCACCGCACGGCGTCCGGCAAGGCTGCAGCGAAGGTGGGTCAtcgtcggtcggtcggtcgtcTGTACCTGTCCCCCCGGCCAACGACACCGAGGAGGGGGGCGGCAACGAGGAGGCGCTGGTGGCGGGCGTGAGAAGCTCCATGTCACTTTGCGGCCACGCTTCAACTCTACAGGGACTTCATAGCTGCAGTTGAACAAAAAGTTACGAACCACATGATGATGTGAGCAAAAACTATGTCAACTCTTTGTCGGCGTCGATCAATCACACGTTACTTGTGTTGCACTTTGCATGGAAACGATGAAACACAACGTGCTCCTCAAACCATTTCATGCACAGAGCGAAGCaatactgacaggaagtgaggaaatACCAtcatacatttgaaatgaagaaaaacactggaggACGGCCAACTATAGGACGGACACAGATCTGAAGcagaattattaaaatattaaacgagatggaaaaaaaaggatgaagatCAAATACTAACGGAGATGAGCAAGGGACAAAGATAAAATGATTACAATGCTGGAAGAGGAGTGTATAAAACCTTAGAGAGTGTAGGCtaaatacatagatacataaactaaattaaagggatagttcagtgattttgaagtggggttgtatgaatTACTTATGCATAATGGATgtgtcaccttatggagatcagcgatgtcatttaacggagtttggaggagaaatggaagaagcGAAAGTCGGACCTGTAAGTAACTCGGACAACGTCACTtagaaatcactgaactgtccctttagaAGCCAGGCTATAAGGGCACAGGTCttgattttgcttttgaaaatatccCCATTCTCCTCAGGGAGGCTTTTCCACAGACGTGGATCGTGGTAATAAAATGATGCGTCACCGtgagtttttcttcaaatgCAGGGTTTGATTCAAAGGCAAACACAAtgaaagttaaagttaaattgAGTGATAAACAACATTCTTATTCTCTGTCTTTAGAGCTGCAATTATTagttgaatgaaagaaaatgtttccgCAGGTATGATGATAAtcaatttttaaattgaaaacacCAAGAATtctctggtctttttttttttattgcttcgAAGAGTGATAGTTTGGGGCCGTTAGTCAGAAAGAAGGAAGACATTTTAGTATCCCAACAAAGACTCTAGGATGATGTGAAAAGGGGATTTATCATTACTTATGGATTCTGTCAAGAAAATGATATTTGCTGTTAGTTTAATTGACCTTTCATTAAGACTAGGTCACATTATATGTGCGCGGCGGCCCTCTCATCCGTGCTGCGTCTCTCAGCACAATGACCACTGTCTTCCACCTATCATTTCAGAAGCTCCGGAGAAGGAGGACGGTTCGGCTCCTGGCCCTGGCGGTGACGAGGACTCCAGGGGCTGGTGGTTTTCGGACGTCCAGGCTCGGAGTTTCAGCGCTCAGCAGCAGTGCGAGGAGAGCCTGGGGCTCGACGAGAGCGTGGCAGTTGTGAGGGAAGCTGTGCAAGTCCAGGGGCCATTCGACGGCATCCTGGGCTTCAGTCAGGGAGCAGCATTCGTGGCCATCCTTTGCTCTCTCCAGGAGCAAAAACTGGAGCCGGAGTTCAGCTTCCGCTTTGCCGTCCTTGTCGCTGGCTTCCGCAGCGCGTGTTTGGAACACTTGAAGTTCTACAGCGCTCCCCTCCGCATCCCCTCCCTGCACGTGTTTGGACTAGAGGACCGAGTCATCCCCGACGACATGAGCAGAGagctcctcccttccttcctcgaGCCTCGGGTCCTGACGCATCCCGGTGGCCATTTTGTTCCGGCCGCATCTGCTCACAGACCAACGTACCAGGACTTTCTCAAGAGTTTCCAGTGAGAAGAGCTACAACCTGTGACCTCAGCACTTAGATATgcttgtttaatgtttaatgtcatgatgctggggtttttttctctgatctGATCAGATCCATCCAAAACAGTTCAGCGACTGCTGTTCTTCTCAGGGAAGATGTCTTGTAATAGGCAATAAATAAGAGGACAGCTGtttatttaatctattttagtctctgcctctttttttgtgacctgtgttaaatatctttatttttattttttaccagtTGATTCTTTGCTAAAAGGGGAtcagaatctttttttgtaaaatatataattatggAATAGATTTTAATTTATCATAGTAGGAAGACCAGTGGTGTAATTAATGGTGTTTATTGCGGATTTGTTCCGGTGAAGCGATTTTAATTACACATTGACTGGGAATAGAtcaagatgaagagatgaatgcGTTGTCCTCACTtttgcacaaacagaaaaaagtgtcagaattgtgaaaaatgaataacaagCTTTTAAAGAAGAGTTCACATCTTTCCCTCGTTTCACACCTCCACAATCCTGGTCTCGTTGCTGcataattcaaaagaaaaagattgttgttttttgaaaggTTGAAAAAATACGTTGGACGCAGGCCCCTTCGTTCTGCCTTCAGTAAGTGAGAGGATCCAACAAGCGCTTTGTTTGAAGTTTACAGAGACCCTCCGCTGACGGCTCAGTCTGggaatttgtttaatttatttgtggAATTAGATGAAAATGGAGATGTGCTATACTTGACTTGGTTTACAGGGGTTTTCGGTAGCAGGAGCACTGCGGCAGAAGAGGAATTGACATTTCCGGGTGCTGGGGGAAACACTTCACCGCGACTGTGCAGAGTTATGTCAAGAATTTTAAGAAGCGGAGCCACAGTGGAAAACCTTATTTCGTAAGTTTtgagcagcattatttttgCATAACGTAGCTTTACAGACGCAACAAGCGTTTGCTTGGGACAGTTGTGTATAAACCAAGGGTGAAGGAGGAATCACTACATGTGAACACAATAAATTCACTCACAGCTGTGAGTCTCAGGCCTCATCTCCACATGGTTTCTTGAGTCATTTTCACCCATGTAGAAGTTGCACCTGGTGGCATGTGTCCTGTGACGCCCTCGTCATCCGTCCGGCGGCCGTGTGTAAGTCTCAGTGATTGCTTTCGGTCTTTTTGGGCACGTTTCCTCATGTGTGGGTTATGTAGACAGGTTTTTATGTACGCACAGAAATGCACAGGGTTCAGGGACATGTTGTTCTTTAATAGCAGGAGCATGTGCATGTCAGACTGCGCTCATTCGATTGTTTCCAGATGTGtgcgctctctcgctctctctctccccttccctttTTGCTTTTATCTCCTACCTCTACCTCGTTCCGAAACTCTTCCCaacatcctccctccctccctccctccctccctcatacTGCGTGTCACTAAACCCCACTTTGGGCACAACACACCCGATCACATGTCGGCCACATTCATGACCAGgacaaaaatagttttgtttgtcTGGATATCTCGAAAAACATCCACTCTCAATCCAAAAACCTACAGACAACTGTGGTCAGTTGTCGGTGGCTAATTAACTTGCTGAGACTTTTTCACAGTTGAGCGGCCTAAAGTCCGCATCCGCCCCCTCGCGCTGTCTCATGTTTAAAACATGTCACCTGCTGCAACGCCCGATGATCTCCTGCTGCcgctcacactcgcacacagatGCCGTGGCGACGTGGCCTCGTTTCTCCATCACAGCTCTCATATTTGTTCTCTCCTGTGCTCCCCTGTGGTCCTTGTGTCCCTCCAAGACCtcaaagcgcacacacacacacacacacacacacacacacacacactctcactcacacacacacacactcatacacatgGTTTTGATAACAAGTGAAAGACGAacggagagagtgagggagcgGGGGAAacggtaaaagaaaaacacagagggtcT
The sequence above is a segment of the Scophthalmus maximus strain ysfricsl-2021 chromosome 2, ASM2237912v1, whole genome shotgun sequence genome. Coding sequences within it:
- the ovca2 gene encoding esterase OVCA2, producing the protein MAPLRVLCVHGYRQNGGSFREKTGALRKLLKKQVELVYLSAPHGVRQGCSEEAPEKEDGSAPGPGGDEDSRGWWFSDVQARSFSAQQQCEESLGLDESVAVVREAVQVQGPFDGILGFSQGAAFVAILCSLQEQKLEPEFSFRFAVLVAGFRSACLEHLKFYSAPLRIPSLHVFGLEDRVIPDDMSRELLPSFLEPRVLTHPGGHFVPAASAHRPTYQDFLKSFQ